Proteins encoded within one genomic window of Actinoplanes octamycinicus:
- a CDS encoding cobalamin B12-binding domain-containing protein: protein MINGNHRAIVSTVASDSHTWNLVFLQLLLEEHGYSVTNLGSCVPDDLLVKECRELRPDLIAISSVNGHGHQDGRRVISLLRDCPELRDTPVVIGGKLGVAEGSYGAELRQAGYTEVFEDGVPAPIDFGQFLQSLPERAGVPV from the coding sequence GTGATCAACGGCAACCACCGGGCGATCGTCTCCACCGTGGCTTCCGACTCACACACCTGGAACCTCGTCTTCCTCCAGCTGCTGCTGGAGGAGCACGGCTACTCGGTCACCAACCTGGGCTCCTGCGTGCCCGACGACCTGCTGGTCAAGGAGTGCCGCGAGCTGCGACCCGACCTGATCGCGATCAGCTCGGTCAACGGGCACGGCCACCAGGACGGGCGGCGCGTGATCAGCCTGCTGCGCGACTGCCCGGAACTGCGGGACACCCCGGTGGTGATCGGCGGCAAGCTCGGTGTCGCCGAGGGCTCCTACGGGGCGGAACTGCGGCAGGCCGGATACACCGAGGTCTTCGAGGACGGCGTCCCCGCGCCGATCGACTTCGGACAGTTCCTGCAATCCCTGCCGGAGCGGGCCGGGGTGCCGGTATGA
- a CDS encoding thioesterase II family protein, with product MTLSPPVVDTSAWIRCFHPAPSAPARLVCFPHAGGSASYFFPVSRALSPQVEVLGVQYPGRQDRRHEPCVSDLISLAEMIVPQIEPWLDRPVAFFGHSLGASLAYEVARRLPPGTLTGLFVSGRGAPTRVRNEGMHLADDHRLIADLARMSGTDPAVLADEEILRTVLPALRADYQAAETYRYHPGPPLTCPITALIGNLDDQVSEPEARPWADRTTGPFTLRTFPGGHFYLNDHAPEIITLLRTHLAP from the coding sequence ATGACCCTCTCGCCCCCGGTGGTGGACACCAGCGCCTGGATCCGGTGCTTCCACCCCGCCCCGTCCGCCCCCGCCCGCCTGGTCTGCTTCCCGCACGCCGGCGGCTCGGCGTCCTACTTCTTCCCGGTCTCCCGAGCGCTGTCCCCGCAGGTGGAGGTGCTCGGCGTGCAGTATCCCGGCCGCCAGGACCGCCGCCACGAACCCTGCGTCAGCGACCTCATCTCCCTGGCCGAGATGATCGTCCCGCAGATCGAACCGTGGCTGGACCGCCCGGTCGCCTTCTTCGGCCACAGCCTGGGCGCCAGCCTCGCCTACGAGGTAGCCCGCCGTCTTCCACCCGGCACGCTGACCGGCCTGTTCGTCTCCGGCCGCGGCGCACCCACCCGGGTCCGCAACGAGGGCATGCACCTGGCCGACGACCACCGGCTGATCGCCGACCTGGCCCGGATGAGCGGCACCGACCCGGCCGTCCTGGCCGACGAGGAGATCCTCCGCACCGTCCTGCCCGCGCTGCGCGCCGACTACCAGGCCGCCGAAACCTACCGCTACCACCCGGGCCCCCCACTGACCTGCCCGATCACCGCCCTGATCGGCAACCTGGACGACCAGGTCAGCGAGCCGGAAGCCCGCCCCTGGGCCGACCGGACCACCGGCCCGTTCACCCTCCGGACCTTCCCCGGCGGCCACTTCTACCTGAACGACCACGCCCCGGAGATCATCACCCTCCTCCGAACCCACCTGGCCCCCTGA
- a CDS encoding AMP-binding protein, which produces MSQLVHELLDDAEYDSPTRWAVRDATTRWSYAQLANRAHAFATWLRAHGVSPGDRVVVQSPTRIELVAMFYGASRAGAVFVPLNKSMKQFHLAQVVADADPTIIIATPELAGNLRELDVAPVHDFDDVALETLYISRGPRSPQTTQVQPTDLAALIYTSGSTARPKAVMAPHAQVTFASRAIQAEMDYRPDDVVFCRFPLSWDYGLYKVLLCALGRSEIVLADNESDLVLLRRMRETGTTVVPIVPSLATMITLLAKRSDDPMPPVRLISNTGAALPAATIEALRETFPGVRVVRQYGQTECKRITVMPPEEDQDRPESVGRPFGGTTVRILDPAGVEVPTGQVGEICVEGPHVMPGYWRLPELSEKTFRRTASGALRLHTGDYGSVDADGYLYFEGRRDDMFKRRGIRMSTTEIEAAAMDIAGVRAAAAVPPGDGYDLTIFVESDLAPKVVVKELATRLEPAKVPATCRVLETFPLTLHGKNARQALVEMLKGTDR; this is translated from the coding sequence ATGAGCCAGTTGGTCCACGAACTCCTCGACGACGCGGAATACGACTCGCCGACCCGCTGGGCGGTCCGCGACGCCACCACCCGCTGGTCGTACGCACAGCTCGCGAACCGCGCGCACGCCTTCGCCACCTGGCTGCGGGCGCACGGGGTCAGCCCCGGCGACCGGGTCGTGGTGCAGTCGCCGACCCGGATCGAGCTGGTCGCGATGTTCTACGGCGCGTCCCGGGCCGGCGCGGTGTTCGTCCCGCTGAACAAGTCGATGAAGCAGTTCCACCTGGCCCAGGTGGTCGCCGACGCCGACCCGACGATCATCATCGCCACCCCGGAGCTGGCCGGGAACCTGCGCGAGCTGGACGTCGCCCCGGTCCACGACTTCGACGACGTGGCCCTGGAGACGCTCTACATCTCGCGCGGCCCGCGGTCCCCGCAGACCACCCAGGTCCAGCCCACCGACCTGGCCGCGCTGATCTACACCTCGGGCAGCACCGCCCGGCCGAAAGCGGTGATGGCCCCGCACGCCCAGGTCACCTTCGCCTCCCGGGCGATCCAGGCGGAGATGGACTACCGGCCGGACGACGTGGTCTTCTGCCGCTTCCCGCTGTCCTGGGACTACGGCCTCTACAAGGTGCTGCTCTGCGCGCTCGGCCGATCCGAGATCGTGCTCGCCGACAACGAGTCGGACCTGGTGCTGCTGCGCCGGATGCGGGAGACCGGCACCACCGTGGTGCCGATCGTCCCGTCGCTGGCCACCATGATCACGCTGCTGGCCAAACGGTCCGACGACCCGATGCCGCCGGTCCGGCTGATCAGCAACACCGGCGCGGCGCTGCCGGCCGCCACCATCGAGGCGCTCCGGGAGACCTTCCCCGGCGTCCGGGTGGTCCGCCAGTACGGCCAGACCGAGTGCAAGCGGATCACCGTGATGCCGCCGGAGGAGGACCAGGACCGGCCCGAGTCGGTCGGCCGGCCGTTCGGCGGCACCACGGTGCGGATCCTCGACCCGGCCGGCGTCGAGGTCCCCACCGGCCAGGTCGGCGAGATCTGCGTGGAGGGCCCGCACGTGATGCCCGGTTACTGGCGGCTGCCCGAGCTGTCCGAGAAGACCTTCCGGCGTACGGCCAGCGGCGCGCTGCGGCTGCACACCGGCGACTACGGCAGCGTCGACGCGGACGGCTACCTCTACTTCGAGGGCCGCCGCGACGACATGTTCAAGCGCCGCGGCATCCGGATGAGCACCACCGAGATCGAGGCCGCCGCGATGGACATCGCCGGGGTGCGGGCCGCGGCCGCGGTACCCCCGGGCGACGGCTACGACCTGACCATCTTCGTCGAGTCCGACCTGGCCCCGAAGGTGGTCGTCAAGGAGCTCGCCACCCGCCTGGAACCGGCCAAGGTGCCCGCCACCTGCCGGGTCCTGGAGACCTTCCCCCTCACCCTGCACGGCAAGAACGCCCGGCAGGCACTCGTCGAGATGCTGAAAGGGACCGACCGATGA
- a CDS encoding methylaspartate mutase, translated as MSPGDTRSRDGATDSPPIDFGEFVRRRGGRGSLVVQPRMGFSDPARMRAGLLATRAARATTVGTITLDSYTRVGELAAAGRALADGVPLNGYPIVNHPPAVTGALLDGVRGDDFPIQVRHGSAVPADIFAALARLRLNATEGGPVSYCLPYGRTPLAESITNWRRGTEVFAALRDQGVEPHLETFGGCMMGQLCPPGQLVAISVLEALFFHQHGIRSLSVSYAQQTSYDQDVEALLALRRLCAELLPTRNWHVVVYAYMGMYPVTAGGAYRLLDRAAELAAVTGAERLIVKTEAEARRIPTVAENITALERAGAVRRRVPLDPGIDTETYAEAAALVHAVLNLDADLGRALLAAFRHGVLDVPYCLHPDNMGRTRSYLDDYGRLRWAATGSMPLPGATRRRPRALTSAGLLSDLSYIRRSYDRVPT; from the coding sequence ATGAGCCCCGGAGACACACGGAGCCGCGACGGCGCCACGGACTCCCCGCCGATCGACTTCGGGGAGTTCGTGCGCCGCCGCGGCGGCCGGGGCAGCCTGGTCGTCCAGCCCCGGATGGGGTTCAGCGACCCGGCCCGGATGCGGGCCGGCCTGCTCGCCACCCGGGCCGCCCGGGCCACCACGGTCGGCACCATCACGCTGGACAGCTACACCCGGGTCGGCGAGCTGGCCGCCGCCGGACGGGCGCTGGCCGACGGCGTGCCGCTGAACGGCTACCCGATCGTCAACCATCCGCCGGCGGTCACCGGCGCGTTGCTCGACGGGGTCCGCGGCGACGACTTCCCGATCCAGGTCCGGCACGGCTCCGCGGTGCCGGCGGACATCTTCGCCGCCCTGGCCCGGCTGCGGCTGAACGCCACCGAGGGCGGCCCGGTCTCCTACTGCCTGCCGTACGGGCGCACCCCGCTGGCCGAGTCGATCACCAACTGGCGGCGCGGTACCGAGGTCTTCGCCGCCCTGCGCGACCAGGGCGTCGAACCGCACCTGGAGACCTTCGGCGGCTGCATGATGGGCCAGCTCTGCCCGCCCGGCCAGCTGGTCGCGATCAGCGTGCTCGAAGCGCTCTTCTTCCACCAGCACGGGATCCGCAGCCTGTCGGTCAGCTACGCCCAGCAGACCAGCTACGACCAGGACGTCGAGGCGCTGCTCGCGCTGCGCCGGCTCTGCGCCGAGCTGCTGCCCACCCGGAACTGGCACGTGGTCGTCTACGCCTACATGGGGATGTACCCGGTCACCGCGGGCGGGGCGTACCGGCTGCTCGACCGGGCCGCCGAACTGGCCGCGGTGACCGGCGCGGAACGCCTCATCGTGAAGACCGAGGCCGAGGCGCGGCGCATCCCCACGGTCGCGGAGAACATCACCGCTCTGGAACGGGCCGGCGCGGTCCGCCGCCGGGTCCCTCTCGACCCCGGGATCGACACCGAGACGTACGCGGAAGCCGCCGCCCTGGTGCACGCGGTCCTCAACCTGGACGCCGACCTGGGCCGGGCGCTGCTCGCCGCGTTCCGGCACGGCGTCCTGGACGTGCCGTACTGCCTGCACCCGGACAACATGGGCCGGACCCGCAGCTACCTCGACGACTACGGCCGGCTGCGCTGGGCCGCGACCGGCTCGATGCCGCTGCCCGGCGCCACCCGGCGCCGCCCGCGGGCCCTCACCTCGGCCGGCCTCCTGAGCGACCTCTCCTACATCCGCCGCTCCTACGACCGCGTCCCCACCTGA
- a CDS encoding type III PLP-dependent enzyme — protein MSLSQEFADKLAAEYGTPLFVYDLDEVEAARDELLGALPEEFELFFAVKANSHVELLRALRGTPGHGCRTEISSTGELSVSIAAGHDPALTLYTGPGKTRGELDTAIAAGVRMFSVESLTDLEHIGAAAQRHGVVAQALLRINHVAASATTSIRMTGTPSQFGIDSETLGELMPRLRAVPGTELAGLHFFPLSNARDEESLIGEFQHTLSVAAELCAEHDLPLRFLDIGGGFSVPYAVPGPRASYPKLRAELAAALDVHFPDWREGSPRIACESGRYLVGASGTLITRVVNIKESRGRGFVIADAGINTFGGMSGLGRLLPVAVQPDTEATHRASLVGPLCTPGDVLGREIALPDLEIGDTVAIPNAGAYGPTASLLMFLGRPAPTEVVIRGTEVLSVSRIEHERTWSVGEGPRVRM, from the coding sequence ATGAGCCTCTCCCAGGAGTTCGCCGACAAGCTCGCCGCGGAATACGGCACCCCGCTGTTCGTCTACGACCTGGACGAGGTCGAGGCGGCCCGGGACGAGCTGCTGGGCGCGCTGCCCGAGGAGTTCGAGCTGTTCTTCGCGGTCAAGGCGAACTCGCACGTGGAGCTGCTCCGGGCGCTGCGCGGGACACCCGGCCACGGCTGCCGTACCGAGATCAGCTCCACCGGCGAACTGTCCGTCTCGATCGCCGCCGGGCACGACCCGGCGCTGACCCTCTACACCGGACCCGGCAAGACCCGCGGCGAGCTGGACACCGCGATCGCCGCCGGGGTGCGGATGTTCTCCGTCGAGTCGCTCACCGACCTGGAGCACATCGGCGCGGCCGCGCAGCGGCACGGCGTGGTCGCCCAGGCGCTGCTGCGGATCAACCACGTCGCCGCGTCCGCCACCACCAGCATCCGGATGACCGGCACCCCGTCGCAGTTCGGCATCGACAGCGAGACCCTCGGCGAGCTGATGCCGCGGCTGCGCGCGGTGCCCGGCACCGAGCTGGCCGGCCTGCACTTCTTCCCGCTCAGCAACGCGCGGGACGAGGAGAGCCTGATCGGCGAGTTCCAGCACACGCTGAGCGTGGCGGCCGAGCTGTGCGCCGAGCACGACCTGCCGCTGCGCTTCCTGGACATCGGCGGCGGGTTCTCGGTGCCGTACGCGGTGCCCGGCCCGCGCGCCTCCTACCCGAAGCTGCGCGCCGAGCTGGCCGCCGCCCTGGACGTGCACTTCCCGGACTGGCGCGAGGGCAGCCCGCGGATCGCCTGCGAGTCCGGGCGCTACCTGGTCGGCGCCTCCGGGACGCTGATCACCCGGGTGGTCAACATCAAGGAGAGCCGGGGCCGCGGCTTCGTCATCGCCGACGCCGGGATCAACACCTTCGGCGGCATGTCCGGCCTGGGCCGGCTGCTGCCGGTCGCGGTGCAGCCGGACACCGAGGCGACCCACCGGGCCAGCCTGGTCGGGCCGCTGTGCACGCCCGGCGACGTGCTCGGCCGGGAGATCGCCCTGCCCGACCTGGAGATCGGTGACACCGTGGCGATCCCGAACGCCGGCGCCTACGGGCCCACCGCCAGCCTGCTGATGTTCCTGGGCCGGCCGGCCCCGACCGAGGTGGTGATCCGCGGCACGGAGGTGCTCTCCGTCTCCCGGATCGAGCACGAGCGCACCTGGTCGGTCGGCGAGGGCCCCCGCGTGCGGATGTGA